GTTCAACATTAAAAAGTCGTAAAGATGTTGATTTGAGTAGAGAGTATACCTTTAAACATAGTAAACAAACATGGAAAGGGATACCGATTATGGCTGCGAATATGGATGGGGTTGGAACCATACCATTGGCCTTAGCACTTCAAAAACATAAACTCTTCACCTGTTTGGTAAAATCATATGATCCATCTTCTATAAACGAACATGTCTCTCAGTTAGATCCTAATCACTTTGCGGTGAGTACAGGAACGAATCAAAAAGACTTTGAGAATTTAAAAACGATATTAAAAGATAATCCTAATATAAAATTTATTTGTATTGATGTTGCGAATGGATATTCAGAGCATTTTGGTGATTTTGTTGAAAAAGTAAGAGCTCTATATCCAAATCATGTAATCATTGCTGGGAACGTTGTCACCGCTGATATGACACAAGAGCTAATTTTAAGAGGGGCTGACATTATTAAAGTTGGGATTGGACCAGGTAGTGTGTGTACAACACGCGTTCAAACAGGTGTAGGCTACCCTCAACTTTCAGCCATTATTGAATGTGCAGATGCGGCACATGGACTTGGTGCTCATATTATTAG
The genomic region above belongs to Methanocalculus natronophilus and contains:
- a CDS encoding IMP dehydrogenase, with the protein product STLKSRKDVDLSREYTFKHSKQTWKGIPIMAANMDGVGTIPLALALQKHKLFTCLVKSYDPSSINEHVSQLDPNHFAVSTGTNQKDFENLKTILKDNPNIKFICIDVANGYSEHFGDFVEKVRALYPNHVIIAGNVVTADMTQELILRGADIIKVGIGPGSVCTTRVQTGVGYPQLSAIIECADAAHGLGAHII